The Ranitomeya imitator isolate aRanImi1 chromosome 3, aRanImi1.pri, whole genome shotgun sequence genome has a window encoding:
- the LOC138670635 gene encoding uncharacterized protein isoform X3, which produces MPAGPVQSGKLSIINLSSYILSDVEISVLERGLSFCPTNIMDKFTVIKDVYLFCRQLAFKLLYHQPSILDDLPMGERQVFRDLLDLLEENEGGHQKKKKFPGRLPSQATPSLSFFPAIQSFFNAVCDEIQGLKPDPNKGRNLNKAEEKAIAKLGSNRDFVIREADKGGNLVLWPIELYLDEARRQLSDSDCYQVLPSDPSDVFKAKLDRLLDSAFTMSIINKRERDFMTNHHPRVPTFYLLPKVHKSVQTPPGRPIVSGIGGLLERPCTYIDFFLQPLVASLDSFVRDSTFLIQQLQDLSVPPDVYLVTLDVESLYTCIRHDLGIQAVAFFLDQNTTGTLEECHQFIMTLNQNPWNIRLTSHLSQREVEFLDLKLYPKDGCVYTTLYRKPTATNSLLQFSSFHPQHLRKGIPKGQFYRIKRNCSTQEDFRMHSQDLTHRFKDRGYPKKVVTKTYFNCKTRNLIYALICPCPKTYVGQTTQVLKKRIQQHFSSITTAKKDLERGKTLSSVASHYLSVHNSQHRGTRIMGLELVQSDIRGGDITLELLRRESKWIFNLNCKAPFGLNEDLLFTGFYKQS; this is translated from the exons GGGACTCTCCTTTTGCCCTACCAACATTATGGACAAATTTACTGTCATAAAGGATGTCTATCTCTTCTGCAGACAGTTGGCGTTCAAACTGCTATATCATCAACCATCCATTTTGGATGATTTACCCATGGGAGAGCGACAAGTTTTTAGGGACCTCTTGGACCTATTGGAGGAAAATGAAGGAGGACATCAAAAGAAGAAAAAGTTCCCTGGTAGGTTACCTTCACAGGCTACACCTTCCTTGTCTTTTTTTCCAGCCATCCAGAGCTTTTTTAATGCAGTATGTGATGAGATACAGGGCCTAAAACCAGACCCTAATAAAGGGAGAAATCTTAATAAGGCCGAAGAAAAAGCTATTGCGAAACTTGGTTCAAATCGAGACTTTGTCATCCGCGAGGCTGATAAAGGTGGTAACTTGGTTTTATGGCCTATTGAATTGTATCTGGATGAAGCTAGACGCCAACTGTCAGATTCCGATTGTTATCAGGTCCTTCCTTCGGACCCCTCTGATGTATTTAAAGCCAAATTGGATCGCCTTCTGGATTCGGCATTCACCATGAGTATTATAAACAAGCGCGAGAGAGATTTTATGACTAATCACCATCCGAGAGTACCAACCTTCTATCTACTTCCAAAGGTCCATAAATCCGTACAGACACCACCAGGTAGACCTATTGTGTCCGGGATAGGGGGACTTTTGGAGCGTCCTTGTACTTACATTGATTTTTTCTTACAGCCTCTTGTTGCCTCCTTGGACTCCTTCGTTAGGGATTCCACTTTTTTGATCCAacagctacaggacctgagtgttcCACCTGATGTGTACCTCGTCACACTGGACGTTGAGTCCCTATATACTTGCATACGGCATGATCTGGGGATTCAGGCGGTTGCCTTCTTTTTGGACCAGAACACAACAG gcaccctggaagaatgtcatcaattcattatgactctGAACCAAAACCCCTGGAATATACggctgacctcacacctgtcacagAGAGAAGTGGAATTCTTGGATCTCAAGCTTTACCCTAAGGATGGGTGCGTGTATACCACTCTGTATCGTAAACCGACGGCTACCAATAGCCTTTTACAATTTTCAAGTTTTCACCCACAGCATCTAAGAAAAGGGATTCCAAAAGGGCAATTTTATCGTATAAAACGAAATTGCAGTACCCAAGAAGATTTTCGGATGCACTCACAGGATCTTACCCACCGGTTCAAGGATAGAGGCTATCCAAAAAAG GTGGTGACAAAAACCTACTTCAACTGTAAAACTCGGAATCTGATTTATGCTCTTATCTGTCCGTGTCCAAAAACGTATGTTGGTCAGACGACTCAAGTACTGAAAAAGAGAATACAGCAGCACTTCTCAAGCATCACCACAGCAAAGAAAGACTTGGAAAGGGGGAAAACCTTGTCCTCGGTGGCCTCGCATTATTTATCTGTACACAACTCCCAACATAGGGGAACACGAATTATGGGCCTGGAGTTGGTCCAATCAGACATCAGAGGGGGAGACATCACGTTGGAATTGCTAAGACGCGAGTCCAAATGGATCTTCAATTTGAACTGTAAAGCTCCGTTTGGCCTTAATGAGGACCTTTTATTTACAGGGTTCTATAAGCAATCCTGA
- the LOC138670635 gene encoding uncharacterized protein isoform X4 yields the protein MPAGPVQSGKLSIINLSSYILSDVEISVLERGLSFCPTNIMDKFTVIKDVYLFCRQLAFKLLYHQPSILDDLPMGERQVFRDLLDLLEENEGGHQKKKKFPGRLPSQATPSLSFFPAIQSFFNAVCDEIQGLKPDPNKGRNLNKAEEKAIAKLGSNRDFVIREADKGGNLVLWPIELYLDEARRQLSDSDCYQVLPSDPSDVFKAKLDRLLDSAFTMSIINKRERDFMTNHHPRVPTFYLLPKVHKSVQTPPGRPIVSGIGGLLERPCTYIDFFLQPLVASLDSFVRDSTFLIQQLQDLSVPPDVYLVTLDVESLYTCIRHDLGIQAVAFFLDQNTTGDRLHDSFLLDLLSFVLDKNYFVFDRVFYRQARGTAMGARCAPSYANLFLGWWESTRVYCLEAFSMHVIKWYRYIDDILFLWTGTLEECHQFIMTLNQNPWNIRLTSHLSQREVEFLDLKLYPKDGI from the exons GGGACTCTCCTTTTGCCCTACCAACATTATGGACAAATTTACTGTCATAAAGGATGTCTATCTCTTCTGCAGACAGTTGGCGTTCAAACTGCTATATCATCAACCATCCATTTTGGATGATTTACCCATGGGAGAGCGACAAGTTTTTAGGGACCTCTTGGACCTATTGGAGGAAAATGAAGGAGGACATCAAAAGAAGAAAAAGTTCCCTGGTAGGTTACCTTCACAGGCTACACCTTCCTTGTCTTTTTTTCCAGCCATCCAGAGCTTTTTTAATGCAGTATGTGATGAGATACAGGGCCTAAAACCAGACCCTAATAAAGGGAGAAATCTTAATAAGGCCGAAGAAAAAGCTATTGCGAAACTTGGTTCAAATCGAGACTTTGTCATCCGCGAGGCTGATAAAGGTGGTAACTTGGTTTTATGGCCTATTGAATTGTATCTGGATGAAGCTAGACGCCAACTGTCAGATTCCGATTGTTATCAGGTCCTTCCTTCGGACCCCTCTGATGTATTTAAAGCCAAATTGGATCGCCTTCTGGATTCGGCATTCACCATGAGTATTATAAACAAGCGCGAGAGAGATTTTATGACTAATCACCATCCGAGAGTACCAACCTTCTATCTACTTCCAAAGGTCCATAAATCCGTACAGACACCACCAGGTAGACCTATTGTGTCCGGGATAGGGGGACTTTTGGAGCGTCCTTGTACTTACATTGATTTTTTCTTACAGCCTCTTGTTGCCTCCTTGGACTCCTTCGTTAGGGATTCCACTTTTTTGATCCAacagctacaggacctgagtgttcCACCTGATGTGTACCTCGTCACACTGGACGTTGAGTCCCTATATACTTGCATACGGCATGATCTGGGGATTCAGGCGGTTGCCTTCTTTTTGGACCAGAACACAACAGGTGACAGGTTACATgattcctttttgcttgatctactGTCATTTGTactcgataaaaactattttgtgttCGACCGGGTTTTCTATAGGCAAGCCAGAGGTACTGCGATGGGCGCAcgttgtgcgccctcgtacgcaaacctctttttggggtggtgggagtcaaccagggtgtactgtctggaggCTTTTTCCATGCATGTCATCAAATGGTAtcgttatattgatgatatcttgtttctctggacaggcaccctggaagaatgtcatcaattcattatgactctGAACCAAAACCCCTGGAATATACggctgacctcacacctgtcacagAGAGAAGTGGAATTCTTGGATCTCAAGCTTTACCCTAAGGATGG CATCTAA
- the LOC138670635 gene encoding uncharacterized protein isoform X1 produces the protein MPAGPVQSGKLSIINLSSYILSDVEISVLERGLSFCPTNIMDKFTVIKDVYLFCRQLAFKLLYHQPSILDDLPMGERQVFRDLLDLLEENEGGHQKKKKFPGRLPSQATPSLSFFPAIQSFFNAVCDEIQGLKPDPNKGRNLNKAEEKAIAKLGSNRDFVIREADKGGNLVLWPIELYLDEARRQLSDSDCYQVLPSDPSDVFKAKLDRLLDSAFTMSIINKRERDFMTNHHPRVPTFYLLPKVHKSVQTPPGRPIVSGIGGLLERPCTYIDFFLQPLVASLDSFVRDSTFLIQQLQDLSVPPDVYLVTLDVESLYTCIRHDLGIQAVAFFLDQNTTGDRLHDSFLLDLLSFVLDKNYFVFDRVFYRQARGTAMGARCAPSYANLFLGWWESTRVYCLEAFSMHVIKWYRYIDDILFLWTGTLEECHQFIMTLNQNPWNIRLTSHLSQREVEFLDLKLYPKDGCVYTTLYRKPTATNSLLQFSSFHPQHLRKGIPKGQFYRIKRNCSTQEDFRMHSQDLTHRFKDRGYPKKVVTKTYFNCKTRNLIYALICPCPKTYVGQTTQVLKKRIQQHFSSITTAKKDLERGKTLSSVASHYLSVHNSQHRGTRIMGLELVQSDIRGGDITLELLRRESKWIFNLNCKAPFGLNEDLLFTGFYKQS, from the exons GGGACTCTCCTTTTGCCCTACCAACATTATGGACAAATTTACTGTCATAAAGGATGTCTATCTCTTCTGCAGACAGTTGGCGTTCAAACTGCTATATCATCAACCATCCATTTTGGATGATTTACCCATGGGAGAGCGACAAGTTTTTAGGGACCTCTTGGACCTATTGGAGGAAAATGAAGGAGGACATCAAAAGAAGAAAAAGTTCCCTGGTAGGTTACCTTCACAGGCTACACCTTCCTTGTCTTTTTTTCCAGCCATCCAGAGCTTTTTTAATGCAGTATGTGATGAGATACAGGGCCTAAAACCAGACCCTAATAAAGGGAGAAATCTTAATAAGGCCGAAGAAAAAGCTATTGCGAAACTTGGTTCAAATCGAGACTTTGTCATCCGCGAGGCTGATAAAGGTGGTAACTTGGTTTTATGGCCTATTGAATTGTATCTGGATGAAGCTAGACGCCAACTGTCAGATTCCGATTGTTATCAGGTCCTTCCTTCGGACCCCTCTGATGTATTTAAAGCCAAATTGGATCGCCTTCTGGATTCGGCATTCACCATGAGTATTATAAACAAGCGCGAGAGAGATTTTATGACTAATCACCATCCGAGAGTACCAACCTTCTATCTACTTCCAAAGGTCCATAAATCCGTACAGACACCACCAGGTAGACCTATTGTGTCCGGGATAGGGGGACTTTTGGAGCGTCCTTGTACTTACATTGATTTTTTCTTACAGCCTCTTGTTGCCTCCTTGGACTCCTTCGTTAGGGATTCCACTTTTTTGATCCAacagctacaggacctgagtgttcCACCTGATGTGTACCTCGTCACACTGGACGTTGAGTCCCTATATACTTGCATACGGCATGATCTGGGGATTCAGGCGGTTGCCTTCTTTTTGGACCAGAACACAACAGGTGACAGGTTACATgattcctttttgcttgatctactGTCATTTGTactcgataaaaactattttgtgttCGACCGGGTTTTCTATAGGCAAGCCAGAGGTACTGCGATGGGCGCAcgttgtgcgccctcgtacgcaaacctctttttggggtggtgggagtcaaccagggtgtactgtctggaggCTTTTTCCATGCATGTCATCAAATGGTAtcgttatattgatgatatcttgtttctctggacaggcaccctggaagaatgtcatcaattcattatgactctGAACCAAAACCCCTGGAATATACggctgacctcacacctgtcacagAGAGAAGTGGAATTCTTGGATCTCAAGCTTTACCCTAAGGATGGGTGCGTGTATACCACTCTGTATCGTAAACCGACGGCTACCAATAGCCTTTTACAATTTTCAAGTTTTCACCCACAGCATCTAAGAAAAGGGATTCCAAAAGGGCAATTTTATCGTATAAAACGAAATTGCAGTACCCAAGAAGATTTTCGGATGCACTCACAGGATCTTACCCACCGGTTCAAGGATAGAGGCTATCCAAAAAAG GTGGTGACAAAAACCTACTTCAACTGTAAAACTCGGAATCTGATTTATGCTCTTATCTGTCCGTGTCCAAAAACGTATGTTGGTCAGACGACTCAAGTACTGAAAAAGAGAATACAGCAGCACTTCTCAAGCATCACCACAGCAAAGAAAGACTTGGAAAGGGGGAAAACCTTGTCCTCGGTGGCCTCGCATTATTTATCTGTACACAACTCCCAACATAGGGGAACACGAATTATGGGCCTGGAGTTGGTCCAATCAGACATCAGAGGGGGAGACATCACGTTGGAATTGCTAAGACGCGAGTCCAAATGGATCTTCAATTTGAACTGTAAAGCTCCGTTTGGCCTTAATGAGGACCTTTTATTTACAGGGTTCTATAAGCAATCCTGA
- the LOC138670635 gene encoding uncharacterized protein isoform X2 encodes MGERQVFRDLLDLLEENEGGHQKKKKFPGRLPSQATPSLSFFPAIQSFFNAVCDEIQGLKPDPNKGRNLNKAEEKAIAKLGSNRDFVIREADKGGNLVLWPIELYLDEARRQLSDSDCYQVLPSDPSDVFKAKLDRLLDSAFTMSIINKRERDFMTNHHPRVPTFYLLPKVHKSVQTPPGRPIVSGIGGLLERPCTYIDFFLQPLVASLDSFVRDSTFLIQQLQDLSVPPDVYLVTLDVESLYTCIRHDLGIQAVAFFLDQNTTGDRLHDSFLLDLLSFVLDKNYFVFDRVFYRQARGTAMGARCAPSYANLFLGWWESTRVYCLEAFSMHVIKWYRYIDDILFLWTGTLEECHQFIMTLNQNPWNIRLTSHLSQREVEFLDLKLYPKDGCVYTTLYRKPTATNSLLQFSSFHPQHLRKGIPKGQFYRIKRNCSTQEDFRMHSQDLTHRFKDRGYPKKVVTKTYFNCKTRNLIYALICPCPKTYVGQTTQVLKKRIQQHFSSITTAKKDLERGKTLSSVASHYLSVHNSQHRGTRIMGLELVQSDIRGGDITLELLRRESKWIFNLNCKAPFGLNEDLLFTGFYKQS; translated from the exons ATGGGAGAGCGACAAGTTTTTAGGGACCTCTTGGACCTATTGGAGGAAAATGAAGGAGGACATCAAAAGAAGAAAAAGTTCCCTGGTAGGTTACCTTCACAGGCTACACCTTCCTTGTCTTTTTTTCCAGCCATCCAGAGCTTTTTTAATGCAGTATGTGATGAGATACAGGGCCTAAAACCAGACCCTAATAAAGGGAGAAATCTTAATAAGGCCGAAGAAAAAGCTATTGCGAAACTTGGTTCAAATCGAGACTTTGTCATCCGCGAGGCTGATAAAGGTGGTAACTTGGTTTTATGGCCTATTGAATTGTATCTGGATGAAGCTAGACGCCAACTGTCAGATTCCGATTGTTATCAGGTCCTTCCTTCGGACCCCTCTGATGTATTTAAAGCCAAATTGGATCGCCTTCTGGATTCGGCATTCACCATGAGTATTATAAACAAGCGCGAGAGAGATTTTATGACTAATCACCATCCGAGAGTACCAACCTTCTATCTACTTCCAAAGGTCCATAAATCCGTACAGACACCACCAGGTAGACCTATTGTGTCCGGGATAGGGGGACTTTTGGAGCGTCCTTGTACTTACATTGATTTTTTCTTACAGCCTCTTGTTGCCTCCTTGGACTCCTTCGTTAGGGATTCCACTTTTTTGATCCAacagctacaggacctgagtgttcCACCTGATGTGTACCTCGTCACACTGGACGTTGAGTCCCTATATACTTGCATACGGCATGATCTGGGGATTCAGGCGGTTGCCTTCTTTTTGGACCAGAACACAACAGGTGACAGGTTACATgattcctttttgcttgatctactGTCATTTGTactcgataaaaactattttgtgttCGACCGGGTTTTCTATAGGCAAGCCAGAGGTACTGCGATGGGCGCAcgttgtgcgccctcgtacgcaaacctctttttggggtggtgggagtcaaccagggtgtactgtctggaggCTTTTTCCATGCATGTCATCAAATGGTAtcgttatattgatgatatcttgtttctctggacaggcaccctggaagaatgtcatcaattcattatgactctGAACCAAAACCCCTGGAATATACggctgacctcacacctgtcacagAGAGAAGTGGAATTCTTGGATCTCAAGCTTTACCCTAAGGATGGGTGCGTGTATACCACTCTGTATCGTAAACCGACGGCTACCAATAGCCTTTTACAATTTTCAAGTTTTCACCCACAGCATCTAAGAAAAGGGATTCCAAAAGGGCAATTTTATCGTATAAAACGAAATTGCAGTACCCAAGAAGATTTTCGGATGCACTCACAGGATCTTACCCACCGGTTCAAGGATAGAGGCTATCCAAAAAAG GTGGTGACAAAAACCTACTTCAACTGTAAAACTCGGAATCTGATTTATGCTCTTATCTGTCCGTGTCCAAAAACGTATGTTGGTCAGACGACTCAAGTACTGAAAAAGAGAATACAGCAGCACTTCTCAAGCATCACCACAGCAAAGAAAGACTTGGAAAGGGGGAAAACCTTGTCCTCGGTGGCCTCGCATTATTTATCTGTACACAACTCCCAACATAGGGGAACACGAATTATGGGCCTGGAGTTGGTCCAATCAGACATCAGAGGGGGAGACATCACGTTGGAATTGCTAAGACGCGAGTCCAAATGGATCTTCAATTTGAACTGTAAAGCTCCGTTTGGCCTTAATGAGGACCTTTTATTTACAGGGTTCTATAAGCAATCCTGA